A window of the Salvelinus alpinus chromosome 3, SLU_Salpinus.1, whole genome shotgun sequence genome harbors these coding sequences:
- the LOC139570162 gene encoding VPS35 endosomal protein-sorting factor-like isoform X2 produces MIHASIILISSFSQKREVNTVLSDIIKHIMPDHAFEDAYAQFQSVIRKTLTYFHDFSILFSMERFLPFVDMFQKDSVRVKVCLSIMDVFINALTLEDEKRSLALLINGFIRMAVNQLAMETSCVMRGSHSHKTAALVRSVPRQGSLAFSLFGCLLAHGELCNNKLNLWNLSHTRTSVRTLEFIKRQAQQPDMVQHLTLQSRT; encoded by the exons ATGATTCATGCTAGTATAATCCTTATTTCCTCTTTCTCTCAAAAACGTGAGGTCAACACTGTGCTCTCTGACATCATCAAGCACATTATGCCGGATCATGCCTTTGAGGATGCCTATGCTCAGTTCCAGTCCGTGATAAGGAAGACCCTCACCTACTTTCATGACTTCTCTATCCTCTTCTCCATG GAGCGTTTCCTTCCCTTCGTGGACATGTTCCAGAAGGACAGCGTCAGGGTGAAGGTGTGTCTCTCCATCATGGACGTCTTCATCAA TGCGCTGACTCTGGAGGATGAGAAGAGATCTCTGGCCTTACTGATCAATGGCTTCATACGCATG GCTGTGAACCAGCTGGCCATGGAGACAAGCTGTGTGATGAGGGGGAGCCACTCCCATAAGACTGCTGCTTTAGTCAGG AGTGTTCCTAGACAGGGTAGTCTAGCCTTCTCTCTGTTTGGCTGCCTCTTGGCTCATGGGGAGCTATGTAACAACAAACTCAACCTGTGGAATCTGAGCCACACACGCACCTCC GTCAGGACACTAGAATTCATCAAGCGCCAGGCCCAGCAGCCAGACATGGTTCAACACCTCACCCTGCAGTCTAGGACCTGA
- the LOC139570162 gene encoding VPS35 endosomal protein-sorting factor-like isoform X3 yields the protein MIHASIILISSFSQKREVNTVLSDIIKHIMPDHAFEDAYAQFQSVIRKTLTYFHDFSILFSMERFLPFVDMFQKDSVRVKVCLSIMDVFINALTLEDEKRSLALLINGFIRMAVNQLAMETSCVMRGSHSHKTAALVRVRTLEFIKRQAQQPDMVQHLTLQSRT from the exons ATGATTCATGCTAGTATAATCCTTATTTCCTCTTTCTCTCAAAAACGTGAGGTCAACACTGTGCTCTCTGACATCATCAAGCACATTATGCCGGATCATGCCTTTGAGGATGCCTATGCTCAGTTCCAGTCCGTGATAAGGAAGACCCTCACCTACTTTCATGACTTCTCTATCCTCTTCTCCATG GAGCGTTTCCTTCCCTTCGTGGACATGTTCCAGAAGGACAGCGTCAGGGTGAAGGTGTGTCTCTCCATCATGGACGTCTTCATCAA TGCGCTGACTCTGGAGGATGAGAAGAGATCTCTGGCCTTACTGATCAATGGCTTCATACGCATG GCTGTGAACCAGCTGGCCATGGAGACAAGCTGTGTGATGAGGGGGAGCCACTCCCATAAGACTGCTGCTTTAGTCAGG GTCAGGACACTAGAATTCATCAAGCGCCAGGCCCAGCAGCCAGACATGGTTCAACACCTCACCCTGCAGTCTAGGACCTGA
- the LOC139570162 gene encoding VPS35 endosomal protein-sorting factor-like isoform X1: MIHASIILISSFSQKREVNTVLSDIIKHIMPDHAFEDAYAQFQSVIRKTLTYFHDFSILFSMERFLPFVDMFQKDSVRVKVCLSIMDVFINALTLEDEKRSLALLINGFIRMAVNQLAMETSCVMRGSHSHKTAALVRSVPRQGSLAFSLFGCLLAHGELCNNKLNLWNLSHTRTSVSKTQAVLGARTKHEEIFTISTYTTQNMVYFLVALFFLTGQDTRIHQAPGPAARHGSTPHPAV; this comes from the exons ATGATTCATGCTAGTATAATCCTTATTTCCTCTTTCTCTCAAAAACGTGAGGTCAACACTGTGCTCTCTGACATCATCAAGCACATTATGCCGGATCATGCCTTTGAGGATGCCTATGCTCAGTTCCAGTCCGTGATAAGGAAGACCCTCACCTACTTTCATGACTTCTCTATCCTCTTCTCCATG GAGCGTTTCCTTCCCTTCGTGGACATGTTCCAGAAGGACAGCGTCAGGGTGAAGGTGTGTCTCTCCATCATGGACGTCTTCATCAA TGCGCTGACTCTGGAGGATGAGAAGAGATCTCTGGCCTTACTGATCAATGGCTTCATACGCATG GCTGTGAACCAGCTGGCCATGGAGACAAGCTGTGTGATGAGGGGGAGCCACTCCCATAAGACTGCTGCTTTAGTCAGG AGTGTTCCTAGACAGGGTAGTCTAGCCTTCTCTCTGTTTGGCTGCCTCTTGGCTCATGGGGAGCTATGTAACAACAAACTCAACCTGTGGAATCTGAGCCACACACGCACCTCCGTGAGTAAAACACAGGCAGTTTTAGGTGCAAGAACAAAACATGAAGAGATATTCACTATCTCTACATACACAACACAGAATATGGTTTATTTCTTAGTCGCCCTCTTTTTCTTGACAGGTCAGGACACTAGAATTCATCAAGCGCCAGGCCCAGCAGCCAGACATGGTTCAACACCTCACCCTGCAGTCTAG
- the LOC139570160 gene encoding palmitoyltransferase ZDHHC16B-like isoform X2: MRSWRWQFSRMMSLCLRWCRLCPKRGVRPSKPRRKLGELWSYWKLLLNSLYFNSLTNSDTYLDCVFEPIYWIVDNVTRWFGVVFVCLVIALTSSVVVIVYLCLLPVILNTYPLQWIIWHLTYGHWVLMMVLFHYYKATTTSPGHPPQVKSDTPSVTICKKCIVPKPARTHHCSICNTCILKMDHHCPWLNNCVGHFNHRYFFSFCLYMTMGCMYCSVSCKDMFIEAYNAVESYYQTPPALFSFREKLVHNGVIFLWVLTSSVAVALGGLTLWHAILITRGETSVERHINKKEIRRLKEKGKVFRNPYHYGKINHWKVLFGVEETSHWLTRVLLPSSHVPHEDGLIWECPRALTRRDPMTI; this comes from the exons ATGCGCAGCTGGAGGTGGCAGTTCTCCAGGATGATGAGCCTTTGCCTGCGCTGGTGCCGGCTGTGTCCTAAGCGAGGGGTGCGTCCCAGCAAACCCCGGAGGAAGCTAGGAGAGCTGTGGAGCTACTGGAAGCTGCTGCTCAACTCCCTCTACTTCAACAGCCTCACCAACTCTGACACCTACCTGGACTGTGTCTTTGAACCCATCTACTGGATTGTGGACAATGTGACTCGCTGGTTTGGGGTG GTATTTGTGTGCCTGGTGATTGCCCTCACCAGCTCTGTGGTGGTCATTGTCTACCTGTGCCTGTTGCCTGTTATCCTCAACACCTACCCACTGCAGTGGATCATCTGGCACCTCACCTATGGCCACTGGGTCCTCATGATGGTCCTCTTCCACTACTACAAGGCCACCACCACCTCCCCTGGACACCCACCACAG gTTAAAAGTGATACACCGTCAGTGACCATCTGTAAGAAATGCATCGTCCCCAAACCAGCCAGGACTCACCACTGCAGCATCTGCAATAC GTGTATTCTGAAGATGGATCACCACTGTC CTTGGCTCAACAACTGTGTGGGCCACTTCAACCACCGCTACTTTTTCTCCTTCTGCCTGTACATGACCATGGGCTGCATGTACTGCAGCGTCAGCTGCAAAGACATGTTCATAGAGGCCTACAACGCTGTCGAG AGCTACTATCAGACCCCACCAGCACTGTTTTCCTTCAGGGAAAAGTTGGTCCACAATGGTGTCATTTTCCTTTGGGTGCTGACAAG TTCGGTGGCAGTTGCTCTGGGAGGTCTGACACTGTGGCATGCTATCCTCATCACTCGAGGAGAGACCAGTGTGGAGAGACACATCAACAAGAAAGAAATCAGACGTTTAAAGGAGAAAGGAAAG GTGTTCCGAAATCCATACCACTATGGGAAAATAAACCATTGGAAAGTTTTGTTTGGCGTGGAGGAGACAAG TCACTGGTTGACCAGAGTCCTCCTGCCGTCTAGCCATGTTCCCCATGAAGATGGACTGATATGGGAATGCCCTCGGGCTCTCACCAGAAGAGACCCGATGACCATctaa
- the LOC139570160 gene encoding palmitoyltransferase ZDHHC16B-like isoform X1 has protein sequence MRSWRWQFSRMMSLCLRWCRLCPKRGVRPSKPRRKLGELWSYWKLLLNSLYFNSLTNSDTYLDCVFEPIYWIVDNVTRWFGVFFRLSRSLMSCSLCSCPPLLCSQVFVCLVIALTSSVVVIVYLCLLPVILNTYPLQWIIWHLTYGHWVLMMVLFHYYKATTTSPGHPPQVKSDTPSVTICKKCIVPKPARTHHCSICNTCILKMDHHCPWLNNCVGHFNHRYFFSFCLYMTMGCMYCSVSCKDMFIEAYNAVESYYQTPPALFSFREKLVHNGVIFLWVLTSSVAVALGGLTLWHAILITRGETSVERHINKKEIRRLKEKGKVFRNPYHYGKINHWKVLFGVEETSHWLTRVLLPSSHVPHEDGLIWECPRALTRRDPMTI, from the exons ATGCGCAGCTGGAGGTGGCAGTTCTCCAGGATGATGAGCCTTTGCCTGCGCTGGTGCCGGCTGTGTCCTAAGCGAGGGGTGCGTCCCAGCAAACCCCGGAGGAAGCTAGGAGAGCTGTGGAGCTACTGGAAGCTGCTGCTCAACTCCCTCTACTTCAACAGCCTCACCAACTCTGACACCTACCTGGACTGTGTCTTTGAACCCATCTACTGGATTGTGGACAATGTGACTCGCTGGTTTGGGGTG TTTTTTCGCCTTTCACGCTCCCTCATGAGTTGTTCCCTCTGTtcgtgtcctcctctcctctgttcccagGTATTTGTGTGCCTGGTGATTGCCCTCACCAGCTCTGTGGTGGTCATTGTCTACCTGTGCCTGTTGCCTGTTATCCTCAACACCTACCCACTGCAGTGGATCATCTGGCACCTCACCTATGGCCACTGGGTCCTCATGATGGTCCTCTTCCACTACTACAAGGCCACCACCACCTCCCCTGGACACCCACCACAG gTTAAAAGTGATACACCGTCAGTGACCATCTGTAAGAAATGCATCGTCCCCAAACCAGCCAGGACTCACCACTGCAGCATCTGCAATAC GTGTATTCTGAAGATGGATCACCACTGTC CTTGGCTCAACAACTGTGTGGGCCACTTCAACCACCGCTACTTTTTCTCCTTCTGCCTGTACATGACCATGGGCTGCATGTACTGCAGCGTCAGCTGCAAAGACATGTTCATAGAGGCCTACAACGCTGTCGAG AGCTACTATCAGACCCCACCAGCACTGTTTTCCTTCAGGGAAAAGTTGGTCCACAATGGTGTCATTTTCCTTTGGGTGCTGACAAG TTCGGTGGCAGTTGCTCTGGGAGGTCTGACACTGTGGCATGCTATCCTCATCACTCGAGGAGAGACCAGTGTGGAGAGACACATCAACAAGAAAGAAATCAGACGTTTAAAGGAGAAAGGAAAG GTGTTCCGAAATCCATACCACTATGGGAAAATAAACCATTGGAAAGTTTTGTTTGGCGTGGAGGAGACAAG TCACTGGTTGACCAGAGTCCTCCTGCCGTCTAGCCATGTTCCCCATGAAGATGGACTGATATGGGAATGCCCTCGGGCTCTCACCAGAAGAGACCCGATGACCATctaa
- the LOC139570160 gene encoding palmitoyltransferase ZDHHC16B-like isoform X3, with the protein MRSWRWQFSRMMSLCLRWCRLCPKRGVRPSKPRRKLGELWSYWKLLLNSLYFNSLTNSDTYLDCVFEPIYWIVDNVTRWFGVFFRLSRSLMSCSLCSCPPLLCSQVFVCLVIALTSSVVVIVYLCLLPVILNTYPLQWIIWHLTYGHWVLMMVLFHYYKATTTSPGHPPQVKSDTPSVTICKKCIVPKPARTHHCSICNTCILKMDHHCPWLNNCVGHFNHRYFFSFCLYMTMGCMYCSVSCKDMFIEAYNAVESYYQTPPALFSFREKLVHNGVIFLWVLTSSVAVALGGLTLWHAILITRGETSVERHINKKEIRRLKEKGKSLVDQSPPAV; encoded by the exons ATGCGCAGCTGGAGGTGGCAGTTCTCCAGGATGATGAGCCTTTGCCTGCGCTGGTGCCGGCTGTGTCCTAAGCGAGGGGTGCGTCCCAGCAAACCCCGGAGGAAGCTAGGAGAGCTGTGGAGCTACTGGAAGCTGCTGCTCAACTCCCTCTACTTCAACAGCCTCACCAACTCTGACACCTACCTGGACTGTGTCTTTGAACCCATCTACTGGATTGTGGACAATGTGACTCGCTGGTTTGGGGTG TTTTTTCGCCTTTCACGCTCCCTCATGAGTTGTTCCCTCTGTtcgtgtcctcctctcctctgttcccagGTATTTGTGTGCCTGGTGATTGCCCTCACCAGCTCTGTGGTGGTCATTGTCTACCTGTGCCTGTTGCCTGTTATCCTCAACACCTACCCACTGCAGTGGATCATCTGGCACCTCACCTATGGCCACTGGGTCCTCATGATGGTCCTCTTCCACTACTACAAGGCCACCACCACCTCCCCTGGACACCCACCACAG gTTAAAAGTGATACACCGTCAGTGACCATCTGTAAGAAATGCATCGTCCCCAAACCAGCCAGGACTCACCACTGCAGCATCTGCAATAC GTGTATTCTGAAGATGGATCACCACTGTC CTTGGCTCAACAACTGTGTGGGCCACTTCAACCACCGCTACTTTTTCTCCTTCTGCCTGTACATGACCATGGGCTGCATGTACTGCAGCGTCAGCTGCAAAGACATGTTCATAGAGGCCTACAACGCTGTCGAG AGCTACTATCAGACCCCACCAGCACTGTTTTCCTTCAGGGAAAAGTTGGTCCACAATGGTGTCATTTTCCTTTGGGTGCTGACAAG TTCGGTGGCAGTTGCTCTGGGAGGTCTGACACTGTGGCATGCTATCCTCATCACTCGAGGAGAGACCAGTGTGGAGAGACACATCAACAAGAAAGAAATCAGACGTTTAAAGGAGAAAGGAAAG TCACTGGTTGACCAGAGTCCTCCTGCCGTCTAG